The region CGTGCCGTGGAAGCCGTAGCGCCGGATGCGGTGCTCGCTCGCGATGGCCGTATCCAGCGCGTAGGTGTATGCGGCCGGTGCGAGCGTCTGGTGGAAGGCGGTGTCGAACACGGCGACGTGCGGCACGTCGCGGAAGGCGGCTCGCGCCGCCCGGATGCCCGCCACATTGGCCGGGTTGTGCAGCGGGGCGAGCACCGAGAGATCCTCGATGTTGATCTCGACGAGCGGGGTGATGACGGTCGGCTCGAAGAAGCGAGCACCGCCGTGCACCACCCTGTGTCCGACAGCCGCAGGCGGATGCTCGTCGAGGCTCGGCCCGTGCTCGGCGAACTGCGCGAGCATGACCGCGAACGCCTCGTCGTGATCGGCGACCGGTCGCTCCTCCTCGAAGCGCTCATCGAGCACGGCCGGCGCGGGCACACCCGGCTCGGTGAGCGCGAACACCCTGTGGCTGACCACGCCGCCCGCGCCGATGCGCTCGATGAGGCCGCTGGCCAGCTCGCGCTCGCGCTCGACCTCGATGAGGCTGTACTTCAGCGATGACGAGCCGCTGTTGATGACCAGGACGACGCTCACGACTGCTCTCCCTGTGCCTGGATCGCCGTGATGGCGACGGTGTTGACGATGTCATCGACCAGGGCTCCGCGTGACAGGTCGTTGATGGGCTTGCGCAGCCCCTGCAGCACAGGCCCGATGGCGACGGCGCCTGCGGAGCGCTGCACGGCCTTGTAGGTGTTGTTTCCCGTGTTCAGGTCGGGGAAGACGAACACCGTCGCTCGGCCTGCGACCTCGGAATCGGGCATCTTCGTCTTGGCGACGGCGGCATCCGCAGCCGCGTCGTACTGGATCGGCCCCTCCACGGGCAGTTCAGGCATCCGCTCACGCACCAGCGCCGTCGCCTCGCGCACCTTCTCGACGTCGGCCCCCGATCCGGATTCGCCGGTGGAGTACGAGAGCATCGCGACACGCGGCTCGATGCCGAATCGTCGCGCCGTCGCGGCCGACGAGATCGCGATGTCGGCGAGCTGCGCGCTGGTCGGATCGGGGATGACCGCGCAGTCGCCGTAGACGAGCACGCGATCGGCGAGCGCCATGAGGAAGACACTCGAGACGACATCGACGCCCGGATTGGTCTTGATGATCTCGAACGACGGACGGATGGTGTGCGCCGTGGTGTGCGTGGCGCCCGAGACCATCCCGTCGGCCAGCCCCAGGTGCACCATCATCGTGCCGAAGTACGACACGTCGGTGACCGTGTCGGCCGCCTGCCCGAGGGTGACGCCCTTGTGCGAACGAAGCCGCGCGTATTCGGCGGCGAATCGCTCCACGAGCTCGGGGTCGGTGGGGCTGATGATCTGCGCCGAGGCGATGTCGAGCCCGAGCGCCGACGCCCGCGCCCGGATCTCGCTCTCGTCGCCGAGGATCGTGAGGTCGGCGACACCCCGGGCGAGCACGATGGATGCGGCCCGGAGAATGCGGTCGTCGTCGCCCTCCGGCAGCACGATGCGCTTTCGCGTGCTGCGCGCCCGCTCGATGAGCTGGTACTGGAACATCAGCGGGGTGACGACCGTGGAGCGTGCGAGGCCCATCTCGACCGTCAGCTCGGTGGTGTCGACATGAGCCTGGAAGAGCGACAGCGCCGTCTGGTACCGCTGGGTCGACTCGGCGGTCATGCGTCCGCGGGCGCTCATGATGCGCACGGCGGTGTCGAAGGTGCCGAGATCGGTCGCGATGATCGGCACGGGCAGCTCGAAGCCGTCGATGAGCTGCAGCACCGGTTCAGGCAGCTCGAACGGCCCGTTCAGGACGATGCCGGCGAGTTCGGGGAAGGTGCCGGAGCTCGCCGCGAGCAGAGTGGCGAGCAGGGTCTCGGTGCGGTCGGCGGCGATGATGACCACGGCGCCCTCGACGAGGCGCGGGAGCACGTTGACCATCGACATCCCGGCGATGACGACGCTGTACGCCTCGCGGTCGAGCAGCCGCTCGGCACCGCGGACCAGACGTCCGTCGACGGCCTGCATGATGGTGCCCATCGACGGGGCGACGAGCGAGCGCTCCTCGGGGATCGCCCACACGGGCGTGCGGTCGCCGGCCACGCCCTCGACGATCTGCTTCGCCGCGGCGGGGTCGGCGCGGTTGACGATGACCGCGAACAGCTCGGCCCGCTCGGCTGCGAGCTCGGAGAGGGCGAGGGCGGCGAGCTGTCGCACCTGCGCGGGCGTGCGCGCTGTCGTGGTTCCGAGCTGCTCGGCCTGGTTCTGGCTGTCGCGGCCCGAGAGCACGAGCAGCACCGGCACGCCGAGGTTGGCGGCGATGCGCGCGTTGTAGCCCAGCTCGGCCGGGCCAGCGACGTCGGTGTAGTCGCTGCCGACCACGACGACGGCGTCGCACTGCGCCTCGACGGCCTTGAACCGCCCGACGATCGTGCCGAGCGCGCCCTCGGGGTCGCGGCGCACATCGTCGTAGGTCACGCCGATGCAGTCGTCGTAGTCGAGGTGCACGCCGTCGTGCGCGAGCAGCAGCTCGAGCACGTGGTCGCGCTCGGATTCGCTGCGCGCGACCGGCCGGAAGACGCCGACGCGCGGCGAGACGCGCATCAGGGCGTCCAGGACGCCCAGCGCGATCGTGGATTTGCCGGTGTGCCCCTCGGCTGAGGTGATGTAGATGCTCTGCGCCACGCGCTCAGCCTAGTGAGCGCCCCCTGCGCCCGGCCTGGACGCCGATGGGGTCGGGCACGGGCCCGAGAGGGCGTCGACGACATCCGCCGCGTCGTCGGCGAAGCGGGCGTAGTGCTCGCGATCGGAGTTGATCTGCACGCGGTTGATCGCGTGGGAGGGCTCGAGGCTCCGCCAGTCGGGCACGCGGCTCAGTCGCGTGAAGAACATCGACGACGCGATGGCGGGGTCCATGCGCTCGGCGGTGCTCCCCCACCACTCCTGCTGCTGGAACAGGCCGATGCTCGTGGTGCGGCTGCCGTCGGGGTTCGTCACGCCCGAGGTCTCCCAGTCGCCGTGGTCGATGTTGCGCAGCGAGCTCTCGCCCATCGCCGCCATCACGCCGATGATCTGCCCGTCGCGGGCGAACCCGAGCTCTCGG is a window of Microbacterium esteraromaticum DNA encoding:
- the pta gene encoding phosphate acetyltransferase, coding for MAQSIYITSAEGHTGKSTIALGVLDALMRVSPRVGVFRPVARSESERDHVLELLLAHDGVHLDYDDCIGVTYDDVRRDPEGALGTIVGRFKAVEAQCDAVVVVGSDYTDVAGPAELGYNARIAANLGVPVLLVLSGRDSQNQAEQLGTTTARTPAQVRQLAALALSELAAERAELFAVIVNRADPAAAKQIVEGVAGDRTPVWAIPEERSLVAPSMGTIMQAVDGRLVRGAERLLDREAYSVVIAGMSMVNVLPRLVEGAVVIIAADRTETLLATLLAASSGTFPELAGIVLNGPFELPEPVLQLIDGFELPVPIIATDLGTFDTAVRIMSARGRMTAESTQRYQTALSLFQAHVDTTELTVEMGLARSTVVTPLMFQYQLIERARSTRKRIVLPEGDDDRILRAASIVLARGVADLTILGDESEIRARASALGLDIASAQIISPTDPELVERFAAEYARLRSHKGVTLGQAADTVTDVSYFGTMMVHLGLADGMVSGATHTTAHTIRPSFEIIKTNPGVDVVSSVFLMALADRVLVYGDCAVIPDPTSAQLADIAISSAATARRFGIEPRVAMLSYSTGESGSGADVEKVREATALVRERMPELPVEGPIQYDAAADAAVAKTKMPDSEVAGRATVFVFPDLNTGNNTYKAVQRSAGAVAIGPVLQGLRKPINDLSRGALVDDIVNTVAITAIQAQGEQS